In a genomic window of Helianthus annuus cultivar XRQ/B chromosome 10, HanXRQr2.0-SUNRISE, whole genome shotgun sequence:
- the LOC110885981 gene encoding glycine-rich RNA-binding protein isoform X1: MASADVEYRCFVGGLAWATTDRSLEDAFRQYGEVLDSKIINDRETGRSRGFGFVTFKDEQSLRDAIEGMNGQSLDGRNITVNEAQSRSGGGGGGGGRREGGYGGGRREGGYGGGGGGGYGGERRERGYGGGYGGSGRDGGYGGNDGGSRYSRGGGDSEGKW, translated from the exons ATGGCTTCCGCTGACGTTGAGTACAGATGTTTCGTCGGTGGCCTCGCATGGGCCACAACTGACCGCTCACTTGAAGACGCGTTCCGTCAATACGGCGAAGTCCTCGATTCGAAG ATCATCAATGATCGGGAGACTGGCAGATCTAGAGGATTCGGTTTCGTTACCTTCAAAGACGAACAATCTTTGAGGGACGCTATTGAAGGGATGAACGGCCAGAGTTTAGATGGACGGAACATAACCGTGAATGAGGCACAGTCGCGcagcggtggcggtggcggtggtggtggacgTCGTGAAGGTGGGTACGGTGGTGGACGCCGTGAAGGTGGgtatggtggaggtggtggtggtggttatggAGGTGAGAGGCGTGAGCGTGGATATGGCGGTGGGTATGGTGGTAGTGGACGTGACGGTGGATATGGTGGGAATGATGGTGGGTCTCGTTACTCCAGGGGTGGTGGTGATTCTGAAGGAAAGTGGTGA
- the LOC110885981 gene encoding glycine-rich RNA-binding protein isoform X2: MLLCYCYCYYGLLDLLLLLLLLLLISKTIINDRETGRSRGFGFVTFKDEQSLRDAIEGMNGQSLDGRNITVNEAQSRSGGGGGGGGRREGGYGGGRREGGYGGGGGGGYGGERRERGYGGGYGGSGRDGGYGGNDGGSRYSRGGGDSEGKW, from the exons ATGTTACTGTGTTACTGTTACTGTTACTATGGTTTACTTGATCTGTTACTATTACTGTTACTACTTTTACTCATATCTAAAACG ATCATCAATGATCGGGAGACTGGCAGATCTAGAGGATTCGGTTTCGTTACCTTCAAAGACGAACAATCTTTGAGGGACGCTATTGAAGGGATGAACGGCCAGAGTTTAGATGGACGGAACATAACCGTGAATGAGGCACAGTCGCGcagcggtggcggtggcggtggtggtggacgTCGTGAAGGTGGGTACGGTGGTGGACGCCGTGAAGGTGGgtatggtggaggtggtggtggtggttatggAGGTGAGAGGCGTGAGCGTGGATATGGCGGTGGGTATGGTGGTAGTGGACGTGACGGTGGATATGGTGGGAATGATGGTGGGTCTCGTTACTCCAGGGGTGGTGGTGATTCTGAAGGAAAGTGGTGA